One part of the Xylanivirga thermophila genome encodes these proteins:
- the rpmH gene encoding 50S ribosomal protein L34 has product MLRTYQPNNRKRKKDHGFRNRMSTKSGRMVIKRRRKKGRKVLTA; this is encoded by the coding sequence ATGTTAAGGACATATCAGCCTAATAATAGAAAAAGAAAAAAGGACCATGGCTTTAGAAATAGAATGAGTACAAAGAGTGGTAGAATGGTCATAAAAAGAAGAAGGAAAAAGGGTAGAAAAGTATTGACAGCATAA